Proteins encoded by one window of Haliotis asinina isolate JCU_RB_2024 chromosome 6, JCU_Hal_asi_v2, whole genome shotgun sequence:
- the LOC137287344 gene encoding uncharacterized protein gives MAATMQLTGAVASGDISSVQQLLVEGADVNGLSPDGMSPLAIAAFWGYADIVEALLKAGADINILNRGTQWTPLHCASFQGHGKVILKLMPHEPDLYTADNQGRTAIDFASALDSIWPFFAAAGCKRTPKSDLIRMDIIKKVSPVENGFPAADYIRFQSSRPGSAYIMNSQSLANTHYTDRKMAYASATGDVLAATPDDALRDRRIQGAVWNN, from the exons atggcggcgaCCATGCAACTGACTGGGGCTGTGGCTAGCGGTGATATTTCG tcaGTTCAACAGTTGCTTGTGGAAGGAGCGGACGTTAACGGTCTTTCTCCTGATGGCATGAGCCCTCTGGCTATTGCAGCATTCTGGGGCTATGCAGACATAGTGGAGGCACTACTCAAAGCAGG AGCAGACATCAACATCCTCAACAGGGGAACACAATGGACACCCCTTCACTGTGCTTCTTTCCAAGGTCATGGCAAGGTCATTCTGAAACTGATGCCACATGAACCTGATCTGTATACAGCAGACAACCAGGGCAG AACTGCAATAGACTTTGCATCAGCACTAGATTCCATATGGCCATTCTTTGCTG cTGCTGGGTGCAAGAGAACACCCAAGTCTGACCTGATTAGAATGGACATCATCAAGAAG GTGTCCCCAGTAGAAAATGGTTTCCCAGCAGCCGACTACATCCGGTTCCAGTCCTCTCGACCAGGATCTGCCTACATCATGAACTCTCAATCCTTGGCTAACACACACTATACGGATAGGAAAATG GCATATGCATCAGCGACTGGGGACGTACTTGCTGCCACACCTGATGATGCATTGCGGGACAGGCGAATACAGGGGGCAGTGTGGAACAATTGA
- the LOC137287236 gene encoding large ribosomal subunit protein uL1-like, with protein sequence MSKINRDNLRESISTVIQKSKSKKRKFLESVELQISLKNYDPQKDKRFSGTIKLRHVPRPKMKVCILGDQVHVDQAKANDVPCMDADQLKKLNKDKKLVKKLAKKYDAFLASESLIKQIPRILGPGLNKAGKFPSALTHQESIPSKLDEVRSTIKFQMKKVLCLSVCIGHINMTEEELYTNINLAVNFLVSLLKKNWQNVRALYIKSTMGPSFRIY encoded by the exons ATGAG TAAAATCAACAGAGACAACTTGCGAGAGTCCATTAGCACTGTGATCCAGAAGTCGAAAAgcaagaaacgcaagtttctgGAATCTGTGGAACTTCAGATTTCCTTGAAGAATTATGATCCCCAAAAGGACAAGCGTTTTTCTGGAACCATCAA GCTCCGACATGTGCCTCGTCCCAAGATGAAGGTCTGCATTCTTGGTGACCAGGTCCATGTTGATCAAGCGAAGGCAAATGACGTACCTTGCATGGACGCTGACCAGCTGAAGAAGCTGAACAAGGACAAGAAACTTGTCAAAAAATTGG CAAAGAAGTATGATGCTTTCCTAGCATCAGAGTCTCTGATCAAGCAGATTCCAAGGATCTTGGGCCCAGGCCTGAACAAAGCTGGCAAGTTCCCCTCAGCCCTCACTCACCAGGAGTCCATCCCCTCCAAACTGGATGAAGTCCGCTCCACCATCAAGTTCCAAATGAAGAAG GTTCTGTGTTTGTCCGTGTGTATTGGCCACATCAACATGACAGAAGAAGAGTTGTACACCAACATCAACTTGGCGGTCAACTTCCTGGTGTCCCTTCTAAAGAAGAACTGGCAGAACGTCCGCGCTCTCTACATCAAGAGCACCATGGGTCCCTCATTCAGAATCTACTAA